The following are encoded together in the Vigna angularis cultivar LongXiaoDou No.4 chromosome 9, ASM1680809v1, whole genome shotgun sequence genome:
- the LOC108346404 gene encoding putative dynamin-related protein 4A, whose product MRLQNHSLPKPELELEYNDKHVPMDEAHVSEAICSVTDELAGCWKGILNTPLTLVVKKNDVLDLTMIDLPGITRVPIQGQPLDIYDQVVNTIMEYIKHEESIILNVLSVIVDFSTCESIRMSHSVDKTGARTLAVVTKVDMFPEGLCGKVNADDVNISHGYVCVRNRIGDESYEEAREEEAKLFKTHKLLSNIDKSVIGIPVLAKKLVQL is encoded by the coding sequence ATGAGGCTCCAAAACCACTCGCTTCCTAAACCAGAGTTGGAGTTGGAGTATAATGACAAACATGTGCCCATGGATGAGGCTCACGTCTCTGAAGCCATTTGTTCTGTGACAGATGAACTTGCCGGCTGTTGGAAAGGAATTTTGAACACCCCATTAACTCTTGTCGTGAAGAAGAATGATGTTCTTGATCTCACCATGATCGATCTTCCCGGCATTACGCGAGTGCCTATTCAAGGTCAACCTTTGGATATATATGACCAGGTTGTGAATACTATTATGGAGTATATAAAGCATGAGGAAAGCATTATTCTCAATGTTTTATCTGTCATTGTTGATTTCTCAACTTGTGAGTCCATTAGGATGTCACATAGTGTTGACAAAACGGGAGCGAGGACTCTTGCTGTTGTCACAAAAGTTGATATGTTCCCGGAGGGACTGTGTGGTAAGGTAAATGCGGATGATGTGAACATCAGTCATGGCTATGTATGTGTAAGAAATCGCATTGGAGATGAGTCCTACGAAGAAGCTCGTGAAGAAGAAGCCAAATTATTCAAGACACACAAGCTTTTATCCAACATTGACAAGTCCGTTATTGGTATTCCGGTTTTGGCAAAGAAGTTGGTTCAGCTTTAA
- the LOC108347495 gene encoding pectinesterase produces the protein MTNPKLPYTGISDSGNHTSLSKKSFYKKKLFLTLFATLLVAASVAAIVAGVKNKNQKSDGSSSSSLSLSHQSHAILKSACSSTFYPELCFSAVASEPNVTHKVTSHRDVIKLSLDITTRAVEHNYFTVKKLTTKHGLTKREKTALHDCLETIDETLDELKEAKRDLELYPNKKTLYQHADDLKTLISAAITNQVTCLDGFSHEDADKRIRKALEKGQVHVEHMCSNALAMTKNMTDTDIANFEQSTKLRDNNVGQNRKLLAEESNAGVVWPEWISATDRRLLQATTVKADVVVAADGSGNFKTVSEAVDAAPLKSSKRFVIRIKAGVYKENVEVPKKKTNIMFLGDGRTTTIITASRNVVDGSTTFHSATVAVVGENFLARDITFQNTAGPSKHQAVALRVGGDLSAFYNCDILAYQDTLYVHNNRQFFVKCLIAGTVDFIFGNSAVVFQDCDIHARRPDSGQKNMVTAQGRVDPNQNTGIVIQKCRIGATSDLESVKKSFKTYLGRPWKEYSRTVIMQSSISDVIDPVGWHEWSGNFALSTLVYREYQNTGPGAGTSNRVSWKGFEVITDAAEARAFTPGSFIGGSSWLDSTGFPFSLGL, from the exons ATGACTAACCCAAAACTTCCCTACACCGGAATCTCAGATTCCGGTAACCACACTTCTCTCTCTAAAAAATCTTTCTACAAGAAGAAGCTTTTCCTCACTCTTTTCGCCACCCTCCTGGTGGCAGCCTCCGTAGCGGCCATTGTCGCTGgagtgaaaaacaaaaatcaaaagtcCGACGGTAGCAGCAGCAGCTCTCTGTCCCTCTCCCACCAGTCCCACGCGATTCTTAAGAGCGCGTGTAGTTCTACATTCTACCCAGAACTCTGCTTCTCTGCTGTGGCTTCAGAACCCAACGTCACTCACAAAGTAACCTCTCACCGTGACGTCATTAAACTCTCCCTCGACATCACCACGCGCGCCGTGGAGCACAACTACTTCACCGTGAAGAAGCTCACCACCAAGCACGGCCTAACGAAGCGCGAGAAAACCGCGCTCCACGATTGTCTCGAAACCATTGACGAGACCCTCGACGAGCTGAAAGAGGCTAAGCGCGATCTCGAGCTCTACCCCAACAAGAAAACACTGTACCAGCACGCCGACGATCTGAAAACCTTAATCAGCGCCGCCATCACCAACCAGGTCACGTGCCTCGACGGCTTCTCGCACGAGGACGCCGATAAGCGCATCCGGAAGGCTCTGGAAAAAGGCCAGGTGCACGTGGAACACATGTGCAGCAACGCACTGGCCATGACCAAGAACATGACCGACACCGACATTGCCAACTTCGAACAGAGCACGAAGCTCCGAGACAACAACGTTGGCCAAAATAGAAAGCTCTTGGCCGAGGAGAGCAATGCTGGTGTTGTCTGGCCGGAGTGGATTTCTGCTACCGACAGGAGGCTGCTTCAGGCAACGACAGTGAAGGCCGATGTGGTGGTGGCTGCGGACGGCAGTGGGAACTTTAAGACGGTGTCGGAGGCAGTGGACGCGGCTCCGTTGAAGAGTAGTAAAAGATTTGTTATAAGGATAAAGGCTGGAGTTTACAAAGAAAATGTAGAAGTTCCAAAGAAGAAGACCAACATCATGTTCTTGGGTGATGGAAGAACCACCACCATCATCACCGCCAGCAGAAACGTCGTCGACGGTAGCACCACCTTCCACTCTGCCACCGTCG CTGTGGTGGGTGAAAATTTCCTAGCTAGGGACATAACATTCCAAAACACAGCAGGACCCTCAAAGCACCAAGCAGTGGCTCTAAGAGTAGGAGGGGACCTATCAGCATTTTACAACTGTGACATCTTAGCATACCAAGACACTCTCTATGTCCACAACAACCGTCAATTCTTTGTCAAGTGTCTCATTGCAGGGACAGTGGATTTCATCTTTGGTAACTCTGCAGTGGTGTTTCAAGACTGTGACATCCATGCCAGGCGTCCGGACTCGGGTCAGAAGAACATGGTGACGGCCCAAGGAAGGGTAGACCCTAACCAAAACACTGGCATTGTGATCCAGAAGTGTAGGATTGGTGCAACTTCAGATTTGGAGTCTGTGAAGAAGAGTTTCAAGACCTATCTTGGGAGACCATGGAAGGAGTATTCAAGAACTGTGATCATGCAGAGTAGTATCAGTGATGTGATTGACCCTGTTGGGTGGCATGAGTGGAGTGGCAACTTTGCATTGAGCACTTTGGTCTATAGGGAATATCAGAACACTGGGCCTGGTGCTGGAACCTCCAATAGGGTCTCTTGGAAAGGGTTCGAAGTTATAACTGATGCTGCTGAAGCCCGGGCTTTTACCCCTGGAAGCTTCATTGGAGGCTCTAGCTGGTTGGACTCTACGGGCTTTCCTTTCTCTCTTGGCTTGTAA